The Marinilongibacter aquaticus genome has a window encoding:
- a CDS encoding ABC transporter ATP-binding protein → MKVIEIHNLHKKFADGDREIQAVNGVDLYIEKGEFTAIVGPSGSGKTTLLNMVGGLEKPSLGSIKIEGEEMTELSANELIDFRLKNIGFVFQAYNLIPVLTAEENVEFTMLLQKRPVAERNSRAKELLHKIGLGDRLNNRPGELSGGQQQRVAVARALAPKPKFILADEPTANLDSVSTANLLDMMAELNEEEGMTFIFSTHDQRVIDRAKRIITLEDGKIISDIHR, encoded by the coding sequence ATGAAAGTCATTGAAATACATAATCTCCATAAAAAATTCGCCGACGGCGATCGCGAAATCCAAGCGGTAAACGGCGTTGATTTATACATCGAAAAAGGCGAGTTCACGGCCATAGTGGGCCCCTCGGGTTCTGGCAAAACCACCTTACTCAATATGGTAGGCGGATTGGAAAAACCGAGTTTGGGCAGTATAAAAATAGAAGGGGAAGAAATGACCGAGCTGTCGGCCAACGAGCTGATCGACTTTCGACTGAAAAATATCGGATTTGTTTTTCAGGCCTATAACCTCATCCCTGTGCTCACTGCCGAAGAAAACGTGGAGTTTACCATGTTGCTACAGAAAAGGCCTGTGGCGGAAAGAAACTCGCGAGCCAAAGAGCTCCTGCACAAAATTGGTTTGGGCGACAGGCTGAACAATCGCCCTGGAGAGCTTTCAGGCGGGCAGCAACAGCGTGTCGCTGTGGCTCGTGCTTTGGCTCCAAAACCAAAGTTCATTTTGGCCGATGAACCTACTGCAAACTTGGATTCGGTTTCCACGGCAAACCTCCTCGATATGATGGCCGAACTCAATGAGGAAGAGGGCATGACTTTCATCTTCTCTACTCACGATCAACGGGTTATCGACCGTGCCAAACGCATTATCACTTTGGAAGACGGTAAAATCATTTCCGATATACACAGATGA
- a CDS encoding mandelate racemase/muconate lactonizing enzyme family protein, with translation MKRSRRNFLTKAALTSAFAASPLLNFGKEYIKAIDRTPKSSAPSDLKITDIKCGYIRGGHSLFVKIYTNQDIVGHGEGVDATPGTYYLVKQMGQRIKGQNPLNVNRLHEFIRKSGFFEGAQSGMYVAVLTAVETALWDIAGKALGLPVYQLLGGKFRDSVRVYMDTALYQSRLPQPEDFAQAAREAVDMGFTAVKFDLDQANDPNKYDRYNWTASPAEIQRMYDQMAATRKEVGPKIDICADMHGRYDAITGEKVAKVLEPLNLMWLEEPIAAENPDAYKKITDSTSTPICAGENHYLAYGFRPLLENGAVDIIMPDLQKAGGLGEGQRIANLANLYYVPFAPHMVASYLGAMACAHVCASVPNFMIMEWQIYFHKDPMYKEIVSFKGEMVENGFIRVRDEPGIGVEINEEGMRKYAQKDVPFFE, from the coding sequence ATGAAAAGAAGCCGAAGAAACTTTCTGACCAAAGCCGCATTGACCTCTGCTTTCGCCGCGAGCCCCTTGTTGAATTTTGGAAAAGAATACATCAAAGCCATCGACCGAACCCCGAAGAGCTCTGCTCCCAGCGATTTGAAGATCACGGACATAAAATGCGGGTACATCCGTGGCGGCCACAGCTTGTTCGTGAAAATTTATACCAACCAAGACATTGTGGGCCATGGTGAAGGCGTAGATGCAACACCCGGCACCTATTATTTGGTCAAACAAATGGGGCAACGCATCAAAGGGCAAAACCCCTTGAATGTAAACCGACTCCATGAATTCATCCGAAAGTCTGGTTTTTTCGAAGGGGCACAGTCTGGTATGTATGTGGCCGTGCTTACGGCAGTAGAAACCGCCCTTTGGGACATCGCAGGAAAGGCCTTGGGCTTGCCAGTTTATCAATTATTGGGCGGGAAATTCCGCGACAGTGTACGTGTATATATGGATACCGCTCTTTACCAAAGCCGATTGCCGCAACCCGAAGATTTTGCCCAGGCCGCTCGCGAAGCGGTAGACATGGGTTTTACGGCAGTGAAATTCGACTTGGATCAGGCCAACGACCCGAACAAATACGACAGGTACAACTGGACGGCCAGTCCGGCTGAAATACAGCGGATGTACGATCAAATGGCCGCGACAAGAAAAGAAGTTGGACCCAAAATCGACATTTGTGCCGACATGCACGGCCGTTACGATGCCATCACAGGTGAGAAAGTGGCCAAAGTATTGGAACCACTGAACCTCATGTGGCTCGAAGAACCGATTGCAGCTGAAAACCCAGACGCTTACAAGAAAATAACCGACTCTACGTCTACGCCTATCTGTGCAGGAGAAAACCATTACCTTGCCTATGGTTTCCGCCCACTTCTCGAAAACGGTGCCGTAGACATCATCATGCCCGACTTGCAAAAAGCGGGCGGTTTGGGAGAAGGCCAAAGAATTGCCAATTTGGCCAATTTATACTACGTGCCCTTCGCTCCACACATGGTGGCTTCGTATCTGGGAGCAATGGCTTGTGCCCACGTCTGTGCATCAGTTCCTAATTTTATGATTATGGAGTGGCAAATTTATTTCCACAAAGATCCGATGTACAAAGAGATCGTAAGTTTCAAGGGAGAAATGGTTGAAAACGGAT
- a CDS encoding RraA family protein, whose product MRLITKKLTITLLAFFIGQIAFGQEISKDYLLRLTREWKGERFPDGRPKVSDALLERMKLVTLEEAWAVLRNNNYRYQFEGNWQIINPDSVLVGRALTATFTPGRPDIQRAIDDKGHNEDGRIKSQNSWPIDMLQPGDVYVADQFDAYVDGPTIGDNLGNSIYAKTGKGIVYNGAVRDINGLKEIGGFTSYFKSYHPSHHLNNADGPLNTTLISINQPTRIGAATVMPGDVVLGRDGGVIFIPPHLAEQVVKVSEIVRLRDMFGHQRLREQKYTPGQIDSRWSDEIERDFSKWLNEHIDDLPVKKEQIQELLKNRTW is encoded by the coding sequence ATGCGATTGATTACTAAAAAACTGACGATCACCCTATTGGCCTTCTTCATTGGGCAGATAGCTTTTGGCCAAGAAATTTCAAAGGATTATCTGCTTCGTCTCACCCGAGAATGGAAAGGCGAACGCTTTCCAGATGGCCGCCCGAAAGTTTCCGATGCACTGCTGGAACGCATGAAACTCGTTACGCTTGAAGAAGCCTGGGCGGTGCTGCGGAACAACAATTACCGGTATCAATTCGAGGGCAATTGGCAAATCATCAATCCCGACTCTGTGTTGGTTGGACGAGCCCTTACGGCGACATTCACACCAGGACGCCCCGATATCCAAAGAGCCATCGACGACAAAGGGCACAACGAAGACGGCCGAATTAAGTCTCAAAATTCTTGGCCCATCGATATGTTGCAACCGGGAGATGTCTACGTAGCCGACCAGTTTGATGCCTATGTCGACGGCCCGACCATCGGCGACAATTTAGGCAATTCGATTTACGCCAAAACCGGCAAGGGCATAGTCTACAATGGAGCTGTAAGGGATATCAACGGCTTAAAAGAAATCGGTGGCTTTACCTCCTATTTCAAAAGCTATCATCCCTCTCACCATTTAAACAATGCCGATGGCCCATTGAATACCACATTGATATCCATCAATCAACCGACACGCATTGGAGCAGCAACGGTTATGCCGGGCGACGTAGTCCTTGGAAGAGACGGTGGCGTGATTTTCATTCCTCCGCATTTGGCCGAACAAGTGGTGAAAGTTTCAGAAATCGTGCGGCTTCGGGACATGTTTGGACACCAAAGATTACGTGAACAAAAATATACTCCCGGCCAGATCGATTCGCGTTGGTCTGATGAAATCGAAAGAGATTTCTCGAAATGGCTGAATGAGCACATCGATGACCTGCCCGTAAAAAAAGAACAAATCCAAGAATTACTGAAAAACAGAACTTGGTAA